The proteins below come from a single Candida albicans SC5314 chromosome 7, complete sequence genomic window:
- a CDS encoding uncharacterized protein (Putative allantoate permease; Gcn4-regulated; Spider biofilm induced), protein MSDKRDLPTKYGYDNSSKHTPDSETDDHNKTNQSQQVIDEKNSKENIEIQVSSDNELSSLESDQLAKNPFLDPKVAEYYDTMYRTSNYESYSAFDPFFEWDEKEEKKLIGKLNYRVALTACFMFIALQVDRGNLSNATSDNFLDDLGLTTNDYNAGNTIFRVAFLLAEIPSQLISKALGPDIFIPIQICAWSIVAMCQAALSGKASFFVTRLLIGAIEGGFIADLVLWLSYFFTGKELPVRLSWFWTTLSLVDIFNSLAAFGILRMRGLAGMAGWRWLFLLEGAFTLLIGIFSFYLMVPSAVQTKNWMHPKGWFTDREVKIVVNRILRDDPTKGSMHNRQGLTIKQIIKSFRDVDIFPLMAIGLINFIGSSTFGSYFALLNRQMGFSTFDTNLLMIPPKVLHIGFLLLITWLSEFINERSGVCLIAPIYSATIMAVIRWWPGSGKQVWPTYVLNTLYSGQPYIHAILVAWVSRNSNGVRTRSISSALYNMSVQLSSIIGQNVYRKDDLPLYKRGNMQLFFVEMATIPIIMLTKAYYVFKNKRRDKIWNAMSEEEKDDYRKNSKVEGARRLDFRFAH, encoded by the coding sequence ATGTCAGACAAGAGAGATTTACCTACCAAGTATGGCTATGACAATAGTTCTAAGCATACCCCAGACTCTGAAACAGACGATCataacaaaacaaatcaaagtCAACAAGTGATCGACGAAAAGAATTCCAAAGAAAACATCGAGATCCAAGTTTCTTCCGATAACGAATTATCATCTCTTGAAAGTGACCAATTAGCAAAAAATCCATTTTTAGATCCCAAGGTCGCCGAGTATTATGACACAATGTATCGAACCTCCAACTATGAAAGCTACTCTGCATTTGATCCCTTTTTTGAGTGGGATGAAAAAGAGGAGAAAAAACTAATTGGCAAATTGAATTACCGTGTTGCTTTGACAGCTTGCTTTATGTTTATTGCCCTTCAAGTCGATAGAGGTAACTTGAGTAACGCAACAAGCGACAACTTTTTGGACGACTTAGGTTTGACAACAAACGATTACAACGCTGGCAACACTATTTTCAGAGTTGCATTCTTGTTGGCAGAAATCCCTTCCCAGTTGATCTCAAAGGCTTTAGGTCCAGACATTTTCATTCCCATTCAGATTTGTGCTTGGAGTATCGTTGCCATGTGCCAAGCTGCCTTGTCAGGCAAAGCATCATTTTTTGTCACAAGGTTATTGATTGGGGCAATAGAAGGAGGTTTCATCGCAGACTTGGTGTTATGGTTGAGCTACTTTTTCACGGGGAAAGAGTTGCCAGTTAGATTATCCTGGTTTTGGACAACTTTGTCATTGGTGGatatattcaattctttagcAGCCTTCGGTATTTTGAGAATGAGGGGTCTTGCTGGCATGGCGGGTTGGAGATGGTTATTTTTGCTTGAAGGTGCCTTTACGTTACTAATTGGTATATTTTCCTTCTACTTGATGGTCCCCTCAGCTGTGCAGACGAAAAATTGGATGCATCCCAAGGGCTGGTTCACTGACCGTGAAGTGAAAATTGTTGTCAACAGAATATTGAGAGATGATCCTACAAAGGGATCCATGCACAACAGACAAGGATTGACCATCAAACAGATCATCAAGAGTTTCCGTGACGTCGACATCTTCCCGCTTATGGCAATTGGACTAATTAACTTCATTGGATCTTCTACGTTTGGGTCTTATTTCGCTCTATTGAACCGTCAAATGGGGTTTTCCACTTTTGACACAAACTTGTTGATGATTCCACCTAAGGTGTTGCATATTGGCTTTTTGCTATTAATTACCTGGCTCTCAGAATTTATCAACGAAAGATCCGGTGTCTGTCTTATAGCTCCGATTTATTCGGCCACAATAATGGCTGTAATTAGATGGTGGCCCGGATCAGGCAAGCAAGTGTGGCCTACCTACGTTCTCAACACTTTATATTCTGGGCAGCCATATATTCATGCTATTTTAGTTGCATGGGTCTCAAGAAATTCCAATGGAGTAAGAACAAGATCGATTAGTTCTGCTTTGTACAACATGTCGGTTCAGTTGAGTAGCATCATTGGCCAAAATGTATACCGGAAAGATGATTTGCCATTGTATAAAAGAGGAAACATGCAGTTGTTCTTTGTTGAAATGGCCACGATACCTATAATAATGTTGACTAAAGCGTACTATGTGTTCAAGAACAAACGAAGAGATAAGATATGGAATGCAATGTCTGAGGAGGAAAAGGATGACTATCGTAAGAATAGCAAAGTTGAGGGTGCTAGAAGATTGGATTTTCGATTTGCTCATTAG
- a CDS encoding uncharacterized protein (Putative allantoate permease; fungal-specific (no human or murine homolog)): MPVTEKDIANSGANSIASNNTSSSLKKQDNKIITYTESNSSLESDEISKNPFLDPKVEEYYRDLYEDSNYESYRAFDPQFTWSKEEENKVIKKINLRVALTACILFVGLQVDRGNLQQAVSDNLLKDLGMTTNDYNTGNTIFYVCFLVAELPSQLISKALGPDIFIPIQMCAWSIVAMCQAALKGKTSFFVTRALIGILEGGFIADLVLWLSYFFTSKELPVRLSWFWTTLSLVQIGTSLLAFGILRMRGVAGLEGWRWLFLLEGIITLIIGIAAFYLMVPSAVQTKNWMHPKGWFTDREEKIVVNRILRDDPTKGSMHNRQGITPKALWNSLTDYNLWPIYAIGVVAYIGTSTFGAYFTLMNKQLGFSTFNTNLLTIPQAVLHIILLLAITWFSEKVNDRAFVALIAPFYALPLIAIIRWWPGAGKNIWATYVLNTLYVGQPYIHAICVSWVSRNSNHVRTRSISSAVYNMFVQLGSIIASNIYRKDDLPLYKRGNMQLFFITLTLIPVLLLAKGYYVWQNKRRNKVWKAMTEEEKDAYRKTTKDEGAKRLDFRFSH, from the coding sequence ATGCCTGTGACAGAAAAAGACATAGCCAACCTGGGTGCAAACTCAATTGCTTCCAACAACACTTCAAGCTCcttaaaaaaacaagacaATAAAATAATCACATACActgaatcaaattcatctttaGAGTCAGATGAGATTTCAAAGAACCCGTTTTTAGATCCCAAAGTTGAGGAATATTACCGTGATTTATACGAAGATTCAAATTACGAAAGTTATCGTGCTTTCGATCCACAATTCACCTGGAGCAAAGAGGAAGAAAATAAAGTGATTAAAAAGATCAACCTCCGAGTAGCATTGACAGCATGTATTCTTTTTGTGGGGCTACAAGTTGATAGGGGGAATCTCCAACAAGCAGTCAGTGATAACTTATTGAAAGATTTGGGTATGACAACAAATGACTACAACACGGGAAATACTATTTTTTACGTTTGTTTCTTGGTTGCTGAGCTTCCTTctcaattaatttcaaaagcATTAGGTCCAGATATCTTTATTCCAATCCAAATGTGTGCGTGGTCAATAGTTGCTATGTGCCAAGCAGCTTTAAAAGGAAAAACATCATTTTTTGTAACTAGAGCTCTCATTGGTATTTTAGAAGGTGGGTTCATCGCTGACTTGGTGTTATGGTTGAGTTATTTCTTTACAAGTAAAGAGTTACCAGTGAGATTATCATGGTTCTGGACCACTTTATCCTTGGTGCAAATTGGTACCTCATTGTTAGCGTTCGGTATTTTAAGGATGAGAGGTGTGGCTGGATTAGAGGGGTGGAGATGGCTCTTTTTACTTGAAGGTATAATTACACTTATAATTGGTATTGCCGCATTCTATTTAATGGTCCCATCAGCAGtgcaaacaaaaaactgGATGCACCCCAAAGGTTGGTTTACTGACCGTGAAGAGAAGATTGTCGTCAACAGGATTTTGAGAGATGACCCTACAAAAGGATCCATGCACAATAGACAGGGAATCACTCCTAAAGCACTTTGGAACAGTTTAACTGATTACAATCTTTGGCCCATTTATGctattggtgttgttgcTTACATCGGTACTAGTACCTTCGGTGCCTACTTTACATTGATGAATAAGCAATTGGGATTCTCGACTTTTAACACTAACTTATTAACCATCCCGCAAGCTGTTTTGCATATTATACTATTGTTAGCGATTACCTGGTTTTCAGAAAAGGTGAATGATAGGGCATTTGTTGCTTTAATTGCACCATTTTATGCTCTCCCACTCATAGCTATTATAAGATGGTGGCCAGGTGCTGGTAAAAACATTTGGGCAACTTATGTTTTAAACACATTATACGTTGGGCAGCCTTACATCCACGCAATTTGTGTTTCTTGGGTATCGAGAAACTCAAACCATGTCAGAACCAGATCAATATCATCGGCAGTGTACAATATGTTTGTTCAATTGGGTTCCATTATCGCCTCCAACATTTACAGAAAGGATGATTTGCCTTTATACAAACGTGGTAATATgcaattgttttttataACTTTGACTTTAATCCCTGTTTTGCTCTTAGCCAAGGGCTACTATGTTTGGCAAAACAAGAGAAGAAATAAGGTGTGGAAGGCCATGACTGAGGAAGAAAAGGATGCTTACAGAAAAACCACCAAAGATGAAGGCGCCAAGAGGTTAGATTTTAGATTTTCCCATTAG